In Catenulispora sp. MAP5-51, the sequence GGCGCTGCTCGCGGGAGACTGGGGGACCGCCGACGCCAGTGCCGACAAGCACCGGCGGGAGGGCAGCGGCCTGGTCGCCGCCTACCTGCAGTGGCATCTGGAGCGCGGCCTGCGGTCCCTGCGCCTGGTCGAGCGCTGAGGCGGCGGTGGCGGGCGTGAGAGCACGACGTAGTACGAGATAGGTGGAGCGGTGAGACTGACCCGTCGGATCCTGGAAGAACGCCTCGCCAAGCGGCAGCCGGGCGTCAACCGGGACCCCTTCCCGCACAAGCGCGGCGCCCTGCCGCCGGACATCCCCCTGGACCTGGTGCCCCGGCACGTGGCCCTGGTGATGGACGGCAACGGCCGCTGGGCCAAGGAGCGCGGCCTGTCGCGCATAGAGGGCCACAAGATCGGCGAGGCCTCGCTGTTCGACGTGGTCGAGGGCGCGGTGCAGCTCGGCGGCATCACGCACATCTCCGCCTACGCCTTCTCCACCGAGAACTGGAAGCGCTCCCCGGAGGAGGTCCGCTTCCTCATGGGCTTCAACCGCGACACCATCCGCCGCCGCATCGGCGAGATGGACGAGCTCGGCGTCCGCATCCGCTGGGCCGGCCGCCGCCCCCGCCTGTGGAAGTCGGTCATCGACGAGCTGGAGTGGGCCGAGGAGCGCACCAAGGACAACAAGCTCCTGACCCTCACCATGTGCGTCAACTACGGCGGCCGCTGGGAGATCGCCGACGCCATGGCCGCCATGGGCCGCGACATCAAGGCCGGCCGCCTGGACCCGTCGAAGATCAACGAGAAGACGGTCACCCGCTACCTCTACGAGCCGGACATGCCGGACGTGGACCTGTTCATCCGCTCCTCCGGCGAGCACCGCACCTCGAACTTCCTGATGTGGGAGTCGGCCTACGCGGAGTTCGTCTTCGACGACACCCTCTGGCCGGACTTCGACCGCACCAACCTGTGGCGCGCCTGCGAGTCCTTCGCCAGCCGGGACCGCCGCTACGGCGGAGCGATCACGAACGAGGCGCAGTTCGCGGCCGAGGCGGACGAGCAGGAGTACGAGTACAACGAGAGCGAGTACGCGGACCCTGATGAGGTCGCGTGACGCATAGCGGTTCGCGGGCATAGCGAACGGACCCCCTCGCACTCCTATTGAGTGAGAGGGGGTCCATTCTATGAGAGCTGCTGATGAGGCCGAGTTCCGCGAGTACATGGCGGCACGTTGGCCGGCGCTGGTGCGCACGGCTTATCTGCTGACCGGTGATCGGCACAGTGCGGAAGACCTGGCGCAGACCGCTTTGGAGAAGGCGGCTGTGGCGTGGGGCAAAGTGCGGCGTGCGGACAACGCAGACGCGTACGTGCGCCGGATCCTGGTGAACACGCACCTGGCGCGGTTCCGACGCAAACGAGTCGTGGAGATCCTGGACACGGAGACCCCTGAGGTTCCCTCCACGGATTCCGCGCAACAGATCGCTTTGCGCGATGAACTGTTGAAGGCGCTGGCCACCCTTCCTAAGAGGCAGTGCGCAGTAGTGGTGCTGCGCTATTGGGAAGACCTCACCGAGGCGCAGACCGCTGCCATCCTCGGGTGCTCTGTGGGAACCGTCCGGAGCCAGGCTTTCAAGGCCCTCGCCAAGCTGCGGGTCAGTCCTTTGCTGAGGGAGTCGGACCCTCTCTCTTTCGATATGAGTGAGGAGGGAAGGGCATGAACGACATCACACAGTCCGCATTGGAAGGCGTGCTCACAGCGCGGGCCGAGAGCCTGACCATGGGGTCGGCGCCGGTCGACGCGGTGCTCGCCGGGGCGCGGCGTCGCGGCGCGCGGCGGCGGGCGACGGTGGCCGCGGCCGGGGTGCTGGCGGTCGCGGGGGTGGGAGCCGAAGTCGCGGGTCTCGGCGGGTCGGGGTCGGTTTCGGCGGGCGCCGGCGTGCGGCGCTGGGTTCCGGTGGTGACCCAGCAGGTCGGGCTCGCCGCCGGGCAGCGGCCGATGTCCGGCGAGCAGGTGATCGCCAGCGGAACGGTGGACGGGGCGCCGTGGCAGGCGGTGATGACGGAGAAGACCGATCCGGCCGCGACCGACCCGATGTTCGCCGCGGCCCTGCTGAACCAGAAGGTGGTCGGGGCTGCCAAGATGACCTGCGTCCACGTCGCCCTGTGGGTGGCCGGGGCCCTGTCCGGAGACGGGGCCGGCTGCGGCCAGGAGGCCAGTCCGACCGTCGGTGAGATCCTGCCCGGCTTCTACGTCGAGGGCACCAAGACACAGGCCACGTTCATGGCCATGGTCTCCGGGGACGTCACGAAGGTCGTGTGGTCGGGGAAGGACGGCTTCCGGCAGGAGGTGGTTCCGTTGGCGACACCCTTCCCGGGGGTGAGACTGGCGGTCTTCCCGGACCGGGTGCAGATGCTTCCCGGCGACGATTTCGCCGAGTACAACGGTGCCGGCGCGGTGGTCTCCCGCTTCGATGTGCCGGCCCGCGGTGTGCCGCTGCCGGACAGGCTGCCGTCCTGAGAGCTGCGGTCCTGCGACAAGTCCGAGGGCGCTCCGCGGTCATGCGACGACCGCGGGACGCCCTCGGACCGTCCCAAGCTACCGTGCCGGGCCGGGGCCGTGCCCCGCGCGGTGGCGGGCTCGGCGTGTCTCAGATCCAGCGTGTTCCAGGCCTGGCAAGTACCAGGCCCGCCGTGTTCCAGACCCGGCAAGTACCAGGCCTGCCGTGCCTCAGTGGTCCCCGCAGGTCCCGAAGATCTCCAGCGTGTGCGACACGTCCGAGTACCCGTGCTCGGCGGCGACCCGGGCCGCCCAGCTCTCCACCACCGCCGGGCCCTCGACCTCGACGGTCTTGCCGCACTCGCGGCACACCAGGTGGTGGTGGTGCCGGGGGGTGGAGCAGCGGCGGTAGATCACCTCGCGGTCGCCGGTGCGCAGCACGTCCACCTCGCCGGCGTCGGCCAGGGACTGCAGGGCGCGGTAGACGGTGGTCAGGCCGACCGACTCGCCGCGCTGCTTGAGCAGGTCGTGCAGGTCCTGGGCGCTGCGGAAGTCGTCGACCTCGTCCAGCAGCGCCGCGACCGCCGACCGCTGGCGGGTGGAGCGGCCCTGGGCCGGCAGGCCCCGGCCGCTGTCGCCGTGGTGGTCGCCGGAGGTGTCTGCGGTACTCACTGTCCTTCTCCTAGCGCTTGGCGTGCGGATCGGTGCGCGGTGCCGGGGGGTCGGCCGGCCGGCCGGGGGCGGCCCGATGTCATTGTGGCAGGGTCATTGTGGCAGGCTCTGGGTGGTTGCGAGCGGCTTGTTCGGCCGCGGGATCGGGTTCGTGCGCGGGCGGCCGCACCCGGGACCCGCTCCGGCCCCGCCCCCGGCGCACCAGGCCGGCGCAGATGCTGGCGATCATGAACACCGCGATCGCGATGAGCACGATCGACGCGCCGGGCGGGGTGTCCGCGTAGTACGACATGGTGACGCCGGAGAACGCCGCGCCGACCCCGACCACCATCGCCGCCCCCATCGTCGCGGCGAAGGCCCGGGTCAGCTGCTGCGCGGCGGCCACCGGCACCACCATCAGGGCGCTGACCATGAGCACCCCGACCACGCGCATGCCCACGGTCACCGTCACCGCGGTGGTCACCGCCATCAGCAGGTTCAGTGACCGCACCGGCAGCCCGGCGACCCGCGCGAACTCCTCGTCCTGGCACACCGCGAACAAAGCCCGCCGCAGCCCCAGCGTGACCAGCAGCACCCCGACCGCCAGCGCCGCGATCGCCCACAGGTCCCCGTCGGAGGTGGACAGGATCGAGCCGAACAGATACGAGTTCAGGTTCGCGTTGCCGCCCGACAGCGAGATCAGCATCGACCCGCCGGCCAGCCCGCCGTAGAAGAGCATGGCCAGCGCCACGTCCCCGCTGGCCTTGGCCCGCTCCCGGATCAGCTCCACCGCCGCCGCCCCCGCCACCGCCACCAGCACCGCCCCCCACACCGGCGAGGTCTTGGTCAGCAGGCCCAGTCCCACACCGGTGAGCGCGACATGCCCCAGCCCGTCACCCATGAGCGCCAGCCGGCGCTGCACCAGGTAGGTGCCGATGGCCGGCGCGGCCAGGCCGATGGCCAGCGCCGCGAGGAACGCGCGCTGCATGAAGGGCAGGCTGAAGATGGTGTCGTTCAGCATGCGGGGCCTGCTTTCGGGGTGGGGGAGGGGGCGGCCGGGGGTGAGGGCGCGAGCGCCGAGGCCGACTGCGACTGCGGCGAGGCCGGCAGCGTCGAGCTATTCGCGACGGTTGCCGCACTCAGCCGACCGGTGCCGGCGTGTGTGGCCGTCGCACTCGGCCGACCGCAGCCGGCGTGCGTGGCCGTTGCCCCCGGCTGCCCGGTGCCGCGGCCGGCGCGCGGGACCGGCGGCCGGGCGGCGCGCCTCATCCCCGTCCGTCCTTGCTCGTCAGTGCCTCCACCGGCGCGTGTCCCGGCGGGCACTCCGGCGTTCCCGGCGCGTCGGCCGGGCCGCCGTGCGGGTGCACGTGGTCGTGGACGTCGTCGTCATGGTCGTGGCCGGGGGCCTTGTGGCCGTGGCCGGCGTCGGGTTCGCCGTGCTCGACCGGGGCGCCGTCGTAGCGGACCACGCCGGCGCGCAGGACCACCGTGCGGTCGATGAGCGGGGCCAGCGGGCCCAGTTCGTGCAGGACCAGCAGGATGGTCGTGCCGTGCGCGGACAGGTCGGCCAGGGTGTCGGCGAAGGCCTGCTGGCTGACCAGGTCCACGCCGGCCATCGGCTCGTCCATGATCAGCAGGTCCGGGCGCCGGGCCAGGGCCCGGGCGATCAGCACGCGCTGCTGCTGGCCGCCGGACAGCGATGCCACCGGGTCGCCGAAGCGCTCCAGCATGCCCACGGTGGCCAGGGCCTCGCGGACCGCGCCGCGGTCGCCGCGGGTGCGGCGCCGGATCCAGCTCCGCGGGCTGAGCAGGCCGGAGGCCACGACCTCGCCGACCGTGGCCGGGACGCCGGCCGCGGCCGTGGTGCGCTGCGGTACGTACCCGACCCGCTGCCAGGCCTTGAACGCCGGCAGCGGCGTGCCGAACAGGTCGATGCGCCCGCTGTCCACCGGGTAGAGGCCGACGACGGTCTTGACCAGCGTGGACTTGCCCGAGCCGTTGGCCCCCAGCAGCGCCACGGTCTGGCCGCCGGGCACCCGCAGGTCCACGCCGTGCAGGATCCGCCGGCCGCCGAGCGAGACGGTCACGCCGTGCGCGGCCACCACCGGCGGGGGCGCCTCGCCGGGCGCGGTCACGGCCACGGCCGGGGTCCGCCGGGCCATCACGAGCACCCCAGCGCGAGGCGCAGCGCGGCCAGGTTGTCGCGCATGATCGAGAGGTAGTCCTGGGCCGAGGGATCCTTGACGCCCTCGATCGGGTCGAGCACCGCGGCCTTGGTCCCGGTGTCCGCCGCCAGCGTCCGGGCGGTCTTGGGGCTGGCCAGGGTCTCGAAGAAGACCGTGGTCACGCCCTCAGTCTTGATCAGGTGCTGGATCTTCGCGAGGTGGGCGGCGCTGGGCTCGTCGTCCGGCGACAGCCCGGCCAGCGGCACCTGCACCAGGCCGTAGCGCTCGGCGAGGTAGCCGAAGGCGGCGTGGCTGGTGACGATGTCCTTGCGCGTGCAGTGCGCGAGCCCGGCCCGGTAGTCGGCGTCCAGGGCCTTGAGCTGGGCGTCCAGCGTGGCCTGGTTCGCCTGGTAGTCGGCGGCGTGCGCGGGGTCGATCCGCTGCAGCTCGGCCGACACCGCGTCGGCGATCCTGCCGAAGTCGACCGGATCGAGCCAGACGTGCGGATCGGCGCTGTGCGCGTCGCCCTCGCCGAGGTCGCCGTGGTCCTCCAGGTGCACCACGGTCGCGGTGTCCAGGGCGGCTCTGGGCTTGTTCTCGGCCACGGCGGCGTCCACGGCGGGCTGCAGCCCCTTCTCGTAGATGGCCAGGTCGGCCTGGCTCACGGCCCCGACCTGCGACGGCGTCAGCTCCAGGTCGTGCGGCTCGGCGCCGGGCTTGGTGAGGTTGCGCACGGCCACGTGCTCGCCGCCGATCCGCTCGGCGAGGTAGGCGAAGGGGTAGAAGCCGGCCACGACGTCGAGCTGCCCGGCGGCGGCCTGGCTGCCGGACTGCTTCAGGCAGCCGCTCAGGGCCAGCACCACCACCAGGACGGCGGCCACGCCGGCCGCTCGGAGGCGGCGGGTGCGGCGGGTGCCGGTGGTGCGGGAGAGCATGTGTCCATGGTCTCTGGAAATGAAAATGATTGTCAATTTTCCCGATTGGCACACGATGGGGCGCGATGGGGCGCGCCGGCGCGCGGTGCCGCCGGAGCCCGCAGCCCGCGGCTGGCCCCGGTGCTGACCTGCGCCGGAAACCGTTCCTAAACCCCGCCGCGATCACGCTAAGCTGGGCCATCATCCGAAACCCGGCATCCGGCCGGGCTTCGCCACCGTGGATGCGGTGGCAACAAGAAAGAGAGCGACTGTGGCCGCCGACAAGATCGAGACCATCGTCCGGCTCGCGAAGAGCCGTGGCTTCGTGTTCCCCTCCAGCGAGATCTACGGCGGCACGAAGGCCGCCTACGACTACGGGCCCCTCGGCGTGGAGCTCAAGGAGAACATCAAGCGCCAATGGTGGAAGACCATGGTCACCGGCCGTGAGGACGTCGTCGGCCTGGACTCCTCGGTCATCCTGGCGCGCGAGGTGTGGGAGGCCTCCGGCCACGTCAAGGAGTTCACCGACCCGCTGACCGAGTGCCAGTCCTGCCACAAGCGCTACCGCGAAGACCATCTCATCGAGGCCTTCGAGGCCAAGCACAAGCGCGCGCCGGAGCGGGGCCTGGCCGACATCAACTGCCCGAACTGCGGGAACAAGGGCACGTTCACCGAGCCCAAGGTCTTCAACCTGATGCTGCAGACCCACCTGGGCGTCACCATGGAGGACGCGGGCCTGGCCTACCTGCGCCCCGAGACCGCGCAGGGCATCTTCGTATCCTACAAGACGGTGCGGGACGCCTCGCGCAAGAAGCCGCCGTTCGGCATCGGCCAGATCGGCAAGTCGTTCCGCAACGAGATCACCCCGGGCAACTTCATCTTCCGGACCCGCGAGTTCGAGCAGATGGAGATGGAGTTCTTCGTCAAGCCCGGCGAGGACGAGCAGTGGTTCGAGTACTGGCTCAACGAGCGCTACAGCTGGTGGACCGACCTGGGTCTGAAGCCTGAGAACCTGCGCTTCTTCGAGCACCCGCAGGAGAAGCTGTCGCACTACTCCAAGCGCACCGTCGACATCGAGTACCGCTTCAACTTCGGCGGCCAGGAGTTCTCCGAGCTCGAGGGCATCGCCAACCGCACCGACTTCGACCTGTCCACGCACTCCAAGCACTCCGGCGAGGACTTCACCCAGTTGGAGCAGGAGACCGGCGAGCGCTGGACGCCGTTCGTGGTGGAGCCGGCGGCCGGTGTGAACCGCGGCATGCTCGCCTTCCTGCTCGACGCCTACGCCGAGGACGAGGCCCCCAACGCCAAGGGCCAGATGGAGGTCCGCAAGGTCCTGCGCCTGGACAAGCGCCTGGCCCCGGTGAAGGCCGCGGTCCTGCCGCTGTCCCGCAACGCCGACCTCTCGCCCAAGGCCCGGGACCTGGCGCAGCTGCTGCGCAAGAACTGGAACGTCGAGTTCGACGACGCAGGCGCCATCGGCCGCCGCTACCGCCGCCAGGACGAGATCGGCACCCCGTTCTGCATCACGGTGGACTTCGACACCCTCGACGACCAGGCCGTGACCGTGCGCGAGCGGGACTCGATGGAGCAGGAGCGGGTGTCCCTGGACAAGGTCGAGGGCTACCTCGCCGCCCGCCTGATCGGGGCCTGAGGCTCCGGCACGCAGGCCTGAGGCCGCGACCTATATAAGGGTGGGCCGCCGGAGGTTTCCGGTGGCCCACCCTTGTCAGTGCGAGCGGCGCCGCACGAAGGGGCGCGCGAGGAAGAACGCCGCCACCAGCATCGCCAGTCCGGCGGCGCCGTGCACGGCCCACACCCCGGCGTAGGTCGGGCCGCCCCAGGAATCGCGGGTGTAGCCGGGCAGGCCCAGCTCAGGGCGCAGCGGGTAGCAGATGTTGGTGAAGGCCAGCCAGACGTGGTAGCCGGCGAGTGCGAACGCGGGCACTGCGAGCAGGGCACGAACAGGGCCGGGCAGAGTGCTTAGAGTGCCCAGAGTGCGGCGGTCGGACTTCACTGTCGTCGAGGTCATGCCTCCAGCCTGGCGTTTCGCCCCCGCCGAAACGATCGTGCGAGCACGAGTCTTCCGGGGTGGGGTTAACCGAACCCCGCTGGGCCGACCGAACCCCACCCCGCCCGGCGCGTCGGTGCGCCAGTGCCTCAGTACCTCAGTGCCTCAGTGCCTCAGTGCCTCAGTGTCCGTGGTGGTGCTTGTCCGAGGGCGGCGGGCACAGCGCCGACGCCTTCACGACCGACTCCCCGTTGACCTGCCACTGCCCCTTCACGCCGGTCGGCACCATGCTGTACTCGATCCGGTCGCCGAGGGAGTCCTTCGGCTGGAGTGCTTTGCCCGGGGTGTGGGTCTGGACGTTGCCGCGCACCACACCGGACAGGTCTTCGCAGAAGCCGACGGTCGCCTGCTCCGGCGTGAGGTTCTCCACCACCACGTTCGACAGCACCGAGAAGCCCACCGGCTGCTGCTTGGCGCTGATCCACGCCTGCGCCCAGCTGTGTGCCTGCTGGTAGCCGGTGCCGGTCCAGTAGCGCTTCAGGTCCGCCGTGCCGGCCTCGGCCGGCTGGTACGCCGCGGCGTACATCGCCTTGTACGCCTGCGTCGCGTTCCACAGCACGATGTGATGTGTCAGATCCTGGAAGGCCGGGGTGGTGGCGTAGAACACCTGAATGGTGTTCGGCAGCTGTATCCCCGGCTTCGGCGCGTTGTGGTGCGAGCTCGACTCGGTGTCCGGGCTCTGCCCGTTCGCCGCGGGCTGCTGCTCCACCGTCGAGGGCGGCGGGACGTCCGCGGCGTGCGGATTCGTGTTGCACGCCGAGATCCCGGCCGCGATGAAGACCCCCAGTGCGCCGGCCAGCATGCCCTGCGCCAGTTTGTCGCGCCCTCGCTCCGGCCCCCGCCCCCGCGGGCCGTTCGCGTCCGCACCGCTGCCACCGGTGCGGTTCCCTCTCACCACTTCTCTACTCACTCTCGCCCACCCGCTGTTCTGCTGTTCCAGCGGTGTCCCCCCGCCGGTTTCTTAACTCTTTCCTTATGACGTTCAGACTAACGGGCCGGTTGTCACAAGGCCGACTGGAATATCCGAACGGGTGCTCCGCCGCGCTATGGGATCCTGGAAGGGTGACTTCCCCAGACAAACAGACTCTGACTCTGGGCTCCCTGCCCGTTGCGCCGCCCGTGGTGCTGGCCCCGATGGCCGGCATCACCAATGTGGCGTTCCGCCAGCTGTGCCGCGAGCACGGCGCCGGGATCTACGTCTGCGAGATGGTCATGACCCGCGCCCTGGTGGAGCGGAACGAGAAGACCCTGCGCATGGTGACCTTCGCCGGCGACGAGAAGCCGCGCAGCCTTCAGTTGTACGGAGTGGATCCGGTCACAGTCCGCAAGGCGGTGGAGATGATCGCCGCCGAGGACCTGGCCGACCACGTGGACATGAACTTCGGATGCCCCGTTCCGCGCGTTACACGCAAGGGAGGGGGCGCGGCTTTGCCGTACAAGCGCCGCCTGTTCGGCCAGATCGTCGAGTCCGCGGTCCAGGCCGCCGCCCCGGCCGGCATCCCGGTCACGGTCAAGATGCGCATCGGCATCGACGACGAGCACCACACCTTCCTGGAGGCCGGCCGCATCGCCCAGGACGCCGGCGCGGCCTGGGTCGCCCTGCACGGCCGCACCGCGGCCCAGCGCTACAGCGGCGAGGCCGACTGGACCGCGATCAAGGCCTTGAAGGACGAGCTGGAGGTCCCGGTCCTGGGCAACGGCGACATCTGGGAGGCCGACGACGCGCTGCGCATGATGAACCAGACCGGCGCCGACGGCGTGGTGGTCGGGCGCGGCTGCCTGGGGCGGCCCTGGCTGTTCGCCGACCTGGCTGCCGCGTTCGAAGGACGCACCGAGCGCAAGCTCCCCGCCCTCGGCGAGGTCATGGCCACCATGCGCCGCCACGCCGAACTGCTCGCCTCCTGGCTCGGCACCGAGCGCGAGGGCGTCGTGGACTTCCGCAAGCACGTGGCCTGGTACCTCAAGGGCTTCCCGGTCGGCGGCGACGTGCGCCGGGGCCTGGCGATGTCCTCCTCGCTGGCCGAGCTCGACGGCTGCTTCGCGCACCTGGACCCCGACACGCCGTTCCCGACCGACACCCTCGGCAAGCCGCGCGGGCGCACCAACTCCCCGGGCAAGGTCACGCTGCCGCACGGCTGGCTCGACGACCGGGACGACGACACGGTGCCGGCCGGGGCCGAGATGGAGGACTCCGGCGGCTGAGGGCCCCCGAACCGCCTCCGGGCAGCGAAGAGCGCCGGAACCCTCCAGGCGGTCCCGGCGCTCTCCTCGGAGATCCCCGGCTCAGCTCTTCTTGATCGCCGAGATCTCCAGCTCCAGCTGGATCTTGTCGCTGACCAGCACGCCGCCGGTCTCCAGCGCCGCGTTCCAGGTCATGCCGAAGTCCTTGCGGCTGACGCTGGTCTTGGCCTCGAACCCGATGCGGGTGTTGCCGTAGGGGTCGACGGTGGTGCCGAGGAACTCCACGTCGAACTCGACCGGCTTGGTGACGTCCTTGACGGTCAGGTCGCCCCGCAGGACGAACTGGTCCTCGCCCTTGGCGGCCACGCCGGTGGACTTGAAGGTCATGTCCGGGAACTTGTCCTGCTCGAAGAAGTCGCCGGAGAGCAGGTGGCCGTTGCGCTGCTCGTTGCGGGTGTCGACGCTGGCGACCTTCACCGAGGCCTCGGCGCTGCTCTTCTCGGGGTTCGCGCCGTCGATGTGGATCTCGCCCTCGAACTCGTTGAAGCCTCCGCGGACCTTGGTCACCATGGCGTGCCGGGCGATGAACCCGACCGTGCTGTGCGCCACGTCGAAGGTGTAATCGCCGGTCAGGGACGCGTAGTCGGTGCTCATTTGGTGCTTCCTCCTGGTGGGCTCGGTGCGGGACCGCGCCGAGCGATCTTGGTTGAGGCTTCAACTAACCTATCGTCCCGCACAGCACACCTTGCGGCACATTCATTCCCGGCGGTTCCCCGGGAGGTCCGCATGGGTGACGCTCCCCACGCCCTGGGTGAGGCGGCTCACAGGAACGAAACGCTTGAATCGGGGTATAGCCCTGGCGAACACGCCGGGTCGACGCGCTACGCTCCGCAGCGTCAGGGCAATGCGGCGGGACACCCCCTCAGTCCGTCCCGTCGCCGCCGCGGTGTGTGCCACACAGATCAGTCAGGGAGTATCTGCGTGACGAAGTTCGTGTACGACTTCACCGAAGGCAACAAGGACCTCAAGGACCTGCTCGGCGGCAAGGGCGCCAACCTCGCCGAGATGACCAACCTCGGGCTGCCGGTCCCTCCCGGCTTCACCATCACCACCGACGCCTGCCGCGTCTATCTGGAGCACGGCCAGGAGCCGCCGGAGCTGCGGGAACAGGTGTCGGAGTACCTCGACGCGCTCGAGGCGAAGATGGGCCGGAAGCTGGGGCAGGCCGACGGGCCGCTGCTGGTCTCGGTCCGCTCCGGAGCCAAGTTCTCCATGCCGGGGATGATGGACACGGTCCTGAACATCGGATTGAACGACGAGTCGGTGCTCGGGCTCGCCGCCCAGGCCGACGGCGCCGAGAACCAGGGCAGCGCGCAGCGCTTCGCCTGGGACTCCTACCGGCGCCTCATCCAGATGTTCGGCAAGACCGTCCTCGGTGTGGACGGCGAGCACTTCGACGAGGCGCTGGAGGAGGCCAAGCGGGCCAAGGGCACGCACAACGACCTCGACCTGACCGCCGAGGACCTGCGCGCGCTGGTCGAGTCCTTCAAGGCGATCGTGGAGAAGGAGGCCGGCCGCGCCTTCCCGCAGGAGCCCCGCGAGCAGATGGACCTGGCCATCCGGGCCGTGTTCGACTCCTGGAACGGCGACCGCGCCAAGCTCTACCGCCGCCAGGAGCGCATCCCCAACGACCTGGGCACCGCCGTGAACGTGTGTTCCATGGTGTTCGGCAACCTGGGCATGGACTCCGGCACCGGCGTCGCCTTCAC encodes:
- a CDS encoding isoprenyl transferase — protein: MTRRILEERLAKRQPGVNRDPFPHKRGALPPDIPLDLVPRHVALVMDGNGRWAKERGLSRIEGHKIGEASLFDVVEGAVQLGGITHISAYAFSTENWKRSPEEVRFLMGFNRDTIRRRIGEMDELGVRIRWAGRRPRLWKSVIDELEWAEERTKDNKLLTLTMCVNYGGRWEIADAMAAMGRDIKAGRLDPSKINEKTVTRYLYEPDMPDVDLFIRSSGEHRTSNFLMWESAYAEFVFDDTLWPDFDRTNLWRACESFASRDRRYGGAITNEAQFAAEADEQEYEYNESEYADPDEVA
- a CDS encoding SigE family RNA polymerase sigma factor; amino-acid sequence: MRAADEAEFREYMAARWPALVRTAYLLTGDRHSAEDLAQTALEKAAVAWGKVRRADNADAYVRRILVNTHLARFRRKRVVEILDTETPEVPSTDSAQQIALRDELLKALATLPKRQCAVVVLRYWEDLTEAQTAAILGCSVGTVRSQAFKALAKLRVSPLLRESDPLSFDMSEEGRA
- a CDS encoding Fur family transcriptional regulator; this translates as MSTADTSGDHHGDSGRGLPAQGRSTRQRSAVAALLDEVDDFRSAQDLHDLLKQRGESVGLTTVYRALQSLADAGEVDVLRTGDREVIYRRCSTPRHHHHLVCRECGKTVEVEGPAVVESWAARVAAEHGYSDVSHTLEIFGTCGDH
- a CDS encoding metal ABC transporter permease; the protein is MLNDTIFSLPFMQRAFLAALAIGLAAPAIGTYLVQRRLALMGDGLGHVALTGVGLGLLTKTSPVWGAVLVAVAGAAAVELIRERAKASGDVALAMLFYGGLAGGSMLISLSGGNANLNSYLFGSILSTSDGDLWAIAALAVGVLLVTLGLRRALFAVCQDEEFARVAGLPVRSLNLLMAVTTAVTVTVGMRVVGVLMVSALMVVPVAAAQQLTRAFAATMGAAMVVGVGAAFSGVTMSYYADTPPGASIVLIAIAVFMIASICAGLVRRGRGRSGSRVRPPAHEPDPAAEQAARNHPEPATMTLPQ
- a CDS encoding metal ABC transporter ATP-binding protein — translated: MARRTPAVAVTAPGEAPPPVVAAHGVTVSLGGRRILHGVDLRVPGGQTVALLGANGSGKSTLVKTVVGLYPVDSGRIDLFGTPLPAFKAWQRVGYVPQRTTAAAGVPATVGEVVASGLLSPRSWIRRRTRGDRGAVREALATVGMLERFGDPVASLSGGQQQRVLIARALARRPDLLIMDEPMAGVDLVSQQAFADTLADLSAHGTTILLVLHELGPLAPLIDRTVVLRAGVVRYDGAPVEHGEPDAGHGHKAPGHDHDDDVHDHVHPHGGPADAPGTPECPPGHAPVEALTSKDGRG
- a CDS encoding metal ABC transporter substrate-binding protein; amino-acid sequence: MLSRTTGTRRTRRLRAAGVAAVLVVVLALSGCLKQSGSQAAAGQLDVVAGFYPFAYLAERIGGEHVAVRNLTKPGAEPHDLELTPSQVGAVSQADLAIYEKGLQPAVDAAVAENKPRAALDTATVVHLEDHGDLGEGDAHSADPHVWLDPVDFGRIADAVSAELQRIDPAHAADYQANQATLDAQLKALDADYRAGLAHCTRKDIVTSHAAFGYLAERYGLVQVPLAGLSPDDEPSAAHLAKIQHLIKTEGVTTVFFETLASPKTARTLAADTGTKAAVLDPIEGVKDPSAQDYLSIMRDNLAALRLALGCS
- a CDS encoding glycine--tRNA ligase, whose amino-acid sequence is MAADKIETIVRLAKSRGFVFPSSEIYGGTKAAYDYGPLGVELKENIKRQWWKTMVTGREDVVGLDSSVILAREVWEASGHVKEFTDPLTECQSCHKRYREDHLIEAFEAKHKRAPERGLADINCPNCGNKGTFTEPKVFNLMLQTHLGVTMEDAGLAYLRPETAQGIFVSYKTVRDASRKKPPFGIGQIGKSFRNEITPGNFIFRTREFEQMEMEFFVKPGEDEQWFEYWLNERYSWWTDLGLKPENLRFFEHPQEKLSHYSKRTVDIEYRFNFGGQEFSELEGIANRTDFDLSTHSKHSGEDFTQLEQETGERWTPFVVEPAAGVNRGMLAFLLDAYAEDEAPNAKGQMEVRKVLRLDKRLAPVKAAVLPLSRNADLSPKARDLAQLLRKNWNVEFDDAGAIGRRYRRQDEIGTPFCITVDFDTLDDQAVTVRERDSMEQERVSLDKVEGYLAARLIGA
- the dusB gene encoding tRNA dihydrouridine synthase DusB; this translates as MAGITNVAFRQLCREHGAGIYVCEMVMTRALVERNEKTLRMVTFAGDEKPRSLQLYGVDPVTVRKAVEMIAAEDLADHVDMNFGCPVPRVTRKGGGAALPYKRRLFGQIVESAVQAAAPAGIPVTVKMRIGIDDEHHTFLEAGRIAQDAGAAWVALHGRTAAQRYSGEADWTAIKALKDELEVPVLGNGDIWEADDALRMMNQTGADGVVVGRGCLGRPWLFADLAAAFEGRTERKLPALGEVMATMRRHAELLASWLGTEREGVVDFRKHVAWYLKGFPVGGDVRRGLAMSSSLAELDGCFAHLDPDTPFPTDTLGKPRGRTNSPGKVTLPHGWLDDRDDDTVPAGAEMEDSGG
- a CDS encoding YceI family protein; translated protein: MSTDYASLTGDYTFDVAHSTVGFIARHAMVTKVRGGFNEFEGEIHIDGANPEKSSAEASVKVASVDTRNEQRNGHLLSGDFFEQDKFPDMTFKSTGVAAKGEDQFVLRGDLTVKDVTKPVEFDVEFLGTTVDPYGNTRIGFEAKTSVSRKDFGMTWNAALETGGVLVSDKIQLELEISAIKKS